One Castanea sativa cultivar Marrone di Chiusa Pesio chromosome 4, ASM4071231v1 DNA window includes the following coding sequences:
- the LOC142632844 gene encoding uncharacterized protein LOC142632844 — protein sequence MQESAIVIWNLWNHRNNLRLGKVALPIDRITEHARERRLEALAPPVLHIPKRNQHQKIWSPPEAHGFKANYDAATFVEESKAGLGVVIRNSNGLVLASLTQQIPLSATVIELEALAARRAMELALEIGLDSIILEGDNESLFKALKNGD from the exons ATGCAG gagAGTGCCATCGTCATCTGGAATTTGTGGAATCACCGGAATAACCTTCGGCTAGGCAAGGTTGCTCTGCCCATTGACCGAATAACAGAGCATGCGAGAGAAAGAAGACTTGAAGCTTTGGCCCCTCCAGTGCTCCATATTCCTAAACGGAACCAGCACCAGAAGATTTGGTCTCCTCCAGAAGCCCACGGCTTTAAAGCAAACTATGATGCAGCTACATTTGTTGAAGAAAGTAAGGCGGGTCTGGGAGTTGTCATTCGTAACAGCAACGGCCTCGTCCTGGCTTCGCTAACACAACAAATCCCATTATCAGCCACTGTGATCGAGCTAGAAGCGCTAGCAGCAAGACGAGCGATGGAACTTGCACTAGAGATTGGTCTCGACAGTATCATTCTTGAAGGTGACAACGAGTCTCTGTTCAAAGCTTTGAAGAATGGAGACTGA
- the LOC142632843 gene encoding metalloendoproteinase 5-MMP-like yields MATNLSLILSIILLLLVIQPIRGCSFKSLQHLKGSHKGQILKGLHEVKHYLNLFNYLKLNHNIGLSNDHASVKDKDEFDEHLGCAIKSFQKNFLLNVTGRIKSSTLDKMITPRCGVTDHDDNMSLNYALFNGKPKWEKNYLTHTFDSSVKPEVIQKLGPAVQQGFKNGSKGHNLHLWRHDTVPNLTL; encoded by the coding sequence ATGGCTACaaatctctctcttattttatcaattatacttCTCCTTCTCGTAATACAGCCTATTAGAGGATGCTCTTTCAAGTCCCTCCAACATCTTAAGGGATCTCACAAGGGCCAAATATTGAAAGGACTGCATGAGGTCAAACACTAtctaaatttattcaactaCTTAAAGTTAAACCACAACATTGGTTTAAGCAATGATCATGCTAGTGTAAAAGACAAGGATGAGTTTGATGAACATTTGGGATGCGCAATAAAATCTTTCCAGAAGAATTTTCTACTCAATGTTACGGGGAGGATCAAGTCTAGCACCCTTGATAAAATGATAACACCACGGTGTGGAGTAACTGATCATGATGACAACATGAGTCTGAATTATGCATTGTTCAATGGAAAGCCAAAATGGGAGAAGAACTATCTCACCCATACCTTTGATTCAAGTGTCAAGCCTGAGGTAATACAAAAGTTAGGACCTGCAGTGCAACAGGGTTTCAAGAATGGCTCAAAAGGACACAATTTACATTTGTGGAGGCACGACACGGTTCCAAATCTAACATTGTGA